The Carassius gibelio isolate Cgi1373 ecotype wild population from Czech Republic chromosome B22, carGib1.2-hapl.c, whole genome shotgun sequence genome window below encodes:
- the LOC127988051 gene encoding striatin-interacting protein 1 homolog isoform X1, whose amino-acid sequence MEGVGLSANNKQKQNEMLPNKMRGEFSRNQRKDSEGLSETPDLEFEYSDADKSTVELSELYSYTEGPEFLLNRKCFEEDFHTHIPDQKWTELDWVQHRAHAMRLLDGLDVICRERRLKVARAILYMAQGTFGECSSDLEVQNWMRYNVFLLLDVGAFTALVELLNMEIDNSAACSSAVRKPAISLADSTDLRILLNIMYLMVEAIQREEPTDSPEWRTIRETFKSELGSPLYNHEPVSVMLFGMVTKFCSGHAPHFPMKKVLLLLWKTILFTLGGFEQLQCSKVSKRVALGLPPLPEDSIRVVRSMRAASPPASASDLIEQQQRRARREHKGLIKQDNLDAFNEKDPYKADDAREDEEENDDNDNSLEAEPFPLERDEVMPPPIPHPPSERVCFPKGLPWAPKVREKDIENFLESSRSKFIGYTLGNDTDTVVGLPRPIHESIKTLKQHKYVSIAEVQSTKEEEYLKTPLSGGEEELELCATELLYQGILPSLPQYMIALLKILLAAAPTSKAKTDSINILADVLPEEMPTTVLQSMKLGLDVNRHKEIIVKAISAILLLLLKHFKLNHVYQFEHMAQHLVFANCIPLILKFFNQNIMSYITAKNSISVLDFPHCIVHELPELTAESMEAGDDNQFCWRNLFSCINLLRILNKLTKWKHSRTMMLVVFKSAPILKRALKVKQAMMQLYVLKLLKVQTKYLGRQWRKSNMKTMSAIYQKVRHRLNDDWAYGNADLDARPWDFQAEECALRASIERFNSRRYDKSQSNPEFLPVDNCLQSVLGQRIDLPEDFQMNYDLWLEREVFSKPISWEELLH is encoded by the exons ATGGAGGGTGTCGGTTTATCAGCTaacaacaaacagaaacagaacgAAATGTTGCCGAATAAAATGCGAGGCGAGTTCAGCAGAAACCAGAGGAAGGACTCTGAG GGTCTTTCAGAAACACCTGATCTGGAGTTTGAGTATTCAGATGCTGATAAATCTACAGTTGAACTGTCAG AGTTGTACAGTTACACAGAGGGACCAGAGTTCCTGCTCAACAGAAAGTGCTTCGAAGAAGATTTCCACACTCATA TTCCTGATCAGAAATGGACCGAACTGGATTGGGTTCAGCACAGAGCTCATGCCATGCGTCTGCTGGACGGACTGGACGTGATCTGCCGAGAGCGCCGCTTAAAAGTCGCCAGAGCCATCCTGTACATGGCTCAAG GGACGTTCGGCGAGTGCTCTTCAGATCTGGAGGTGCAGAACTGGATGAGGTATAACGTCTTCCTGCTGCTGGATGTGGGAGCCTTCACTGCACTGGTGGAGCTGCTCAACATGGAGATCGA TAACAGTGCTGCATGCAGCAGTGCGGTCAGGAAACCTGCCATTTCACTGGCTGACAGCACTGACCTCAG GATCCTGCTGAACATCATGTATCTGATGGTGGAGGCCATCCAGCGTGAAGAACCCACAGACAGTCCGGAGTGGAGAACCATCAGAGAAACCTTCAAGTCTGAACTCG GTTCTCCTCTCTATAACCACGAGCCCGTCTCCGTCATGCTGTTTGGGATGGTCACCAAGTTCTGCAGCGGCCACGCGCCCCATTTCCCCATGAAGAAAGTCCTGCTACTGCTGTGGAAGACCATCCTG TTCACTCTGGGAGGGTTCGAGCAGCTGCAGTGCAGTAAAGTCAGTAAACGTGTGGCACTGGGTCTCCCGCCGCTGCCGGAGGACAGCATCCGCGTGGTGAGGAGCATGAGAGCTGCGTCCCCGCCAGCGTCCGCCTCCGACCTCATCGAGCAACAGCAGAGACGTGCCCGGAGAGAACACAAA GGTCTTATAAAGCAGGACAATCTGGATGCGTTTAACGAGAAGGACCCGTATAAGGCTGATGACGCCCGCGAGGACGAAGAGGAGAATGACGATAACGACAACTCTCTGGAGGCGGAGCCTTTCCCGCTGGAGCGTGATGAGGTCATGCCACCCCCCATCCCGCATCCCCCCTCTGAGAGGGTCTGTTTCCCCAAGGGTCTGCCGTGGGCTCCGAAAGTCAG ggAAAAGGATATTGAAAACTTCCTGGAGTCCAGCAGGAGTAAATTCATCGGTTACACGCTGGGaaa TGACACGGATACAGTGGTTGGTTTGCCCAGACCCATACATGAAAGCATCAAAACTCTCAAACAG CACAAGTATGTGTCCATCGCTGAGGTCCAGAGCACTAAAGAAGAGGAGTACCTGAAGACCCCGCTGTCTGGC gGTGAGGAAGAGCTGGAGTTGTGTGCCACAGAGCTCTTATACCAGGGTATTTTACCCAGTTTACCACAGTATATG attgCTCTGCTGAAGATTCTCTTGGCTGCTGCTCCCACGTCCAAAGCCAAGACTGACTCCATCAACATCCTGGCAGACGTGCTGCCCGAGGAAATGCC CACTACGGTTCTTCAGAGTATGAAGTTGGGTTTAGATGTGAATCGCCATAAAGAAATCATTGTCAAAGCAATATCAgccatactgctgctgctgctgaaacaCTTCAAACTCAACCACGTCTATCAG TTTGAGCACATGGCGCAGCATCTGGTGTTTGCCAACTGTATCCCGCTGATCCTGAAGTTCTTCAACCAGAACATAATGTCCTACATCACAGCTAAAAACAG CATCTCAGTTCTGGATTTCCCTCACTGCATCGTCCATGAGCTTCCAGAGCTCACCGCTGAGAGTATG GAAGCTGGTGATGATAATCAGTTCTGCTGGAGGAACTTGTTCTCCTGTATTAATCTGTTGCGCATCCTTAATAAACTCACCAAATGGAAGCACTCCAGGACCATG ATGTTGGTGGTGTTCAAATCTGCTCCAATCCTGAAGAGGGCGCTGAAGGTCAAGCAGGCCATGATGCAGCTTTATGTGCTGAAACTGCTCAAAGTCCAGACCAAGTATCTGGGACGACAGTGGAGGAAGAGCAACATGAAAACCATGTCAGCGATATACCAGAAAGTACGCCATCGCCTCAACGACGACTGGGCTTACGGAAACG CAGACCTGGACGCTCGCCCGTGGGATTTCCAGGCGGAAGAATGCGCCCTACGCGCCAGCATCGAACGGTTTAACAGCCGACGCTACGATAAGAGCCAGAGCAATCCTGAATTCCTCCCGGTGGACAACTGCCTGCAAAGCGTGCTGGGACAGCGGATCGACCTTCCAGAAGACTTCCAAATGAACTACGACCTCTGGCTGGAACGGGAGGTCTTTTCCAAACCCATTTCCTGGGAAGAACTCCTGCATTGA
- the LOC127988051 gene encoding striatin-interacting protein 1 homolog isoform X2: MEGVGLSANNKQKQNEMLPNKMRGEFSRNQRKDSEGLSETPDLEFEYSDADKSTVELSELYSYTEGPEFLLNRKCFEEDFHTHIPDQKWTELDWVQHRAHAMRLLDGLDVICRERRLKVARAILYMAQGTFGECSSDLEVQNWMRYNVFLLLDVGAFTALVELLNMEIDNSAACSSAVRKPAISLADSTDLRILLNIMYLMVEAIQREEPTDSPEWRTIRETFKSELGSPLYNHEPVSVMLFGMVTKFCSGHAPHFPMKKVLLLLWKTILFTLGGFEQLQCSKVSKRVALGLPPLPEDSIRVVRSMRAASPPASASDLIEQQQRRARREHKGLIKQDNLDAFNEKDPYKADDAREDEEENDDNDNSLEAEPFPLERDEVMPPPIPHPPSERVCFPKGLPWAPKVREKDIENFLESSRSKFIGYTLGNDTDTVVGLPRPIHESIKTLKQHKYVSIAEVQSTKEEEYLKTPLSGGEEELELCATELLYQGILPSLPQYMIALLKILLAAAPTSKAKTDSINILADVLPEEMPTTVLQSMKLGLDVNRHKEIIVKAISAILLLLLKHFKLNHVYQFEHMAQHLVFANCIPLILKFFNQNIMSYITAKNSISVLDFPHCIVHELPELTAESMEAGDDNQFCWRNLFSCINLLRILNKLTKWKHSRTMMLVVFKSAPILKRALKVKQAMMQLYVLKLLKVQTKYLGRQWRKSNMKTMSAIYQKVRHRLNDDWAYGNDLDARPWDFQAEECALRASIERFNSRRYDKSQSNPEFLPVDNCLQSVLGQRIDLPEDFQMNYDLWLEREVFSKPISWEELLH; the protein is encoded by the exons ATGGAGGGTGTCGGTTTATCAGCTaacaacaaacagaaacagaacgAAATGTTGCCGAATAAAATGCGAGGCGAGTTCAGCAGAAACCAGAGGAAGGACTCTGAG GGTCTTTCAGAAACACCTGATCTGGAGTTTGAGTATTCAGATGCTGATAAATCTACAGTTGAACTGTCAG AGTTGTACAGTTACACAGAGGGACCAGAGTTCCTGCTCAACAGAAAGTGCTTCGAAGAAGATTTCCACACTCATA TTCCTGATCAGAAATGGACCGAACTGGATTGGGTTCAGCACAGAGCTCATGCCATGCGTCTGCTGGACGGACTGGACGTGATCTGCCGAGAGCGCCGCTTAAAAGTCGCCAGAGCCATCCTGTACATGGCTCAAG GGACGTTCGGCGAGTGCTCTTCAGATCTGGAGGTGCAGAACTGGATGAGGTATAACGTCTTCCTGCTGCTGGATGTGGGAGCCTTCACTGCACTGGTGGAGCTGCTCAACATGGAGATCGA TAACAGTGCTGCATGCAGCAGTGCGGTCAGGAAACCTGCCATTTCACTGGCTGACAGCACTGACCTCAG GATCCTGCTGAACATCATGTATCTGATGGTGGAGGCCATCCAGCGTGAAGAACCCACAGACAGTCCGGAGTGGAGAACCATCAGAGAAACCTTCAAGTCTGAACTCG GTTCTCCTCTCTATAACCACGAGCCCGTCTCCGTCATGCTGTTTGGGATGGTCACCAAGTTCTGCAGCGGCCACGCGCCCCATTTCCCCATGAAGAAAGTCCTGCTACTGCTGTGGAAGACCATCCTG TTCACTCTGGGAGGGTTCGAGCAGCTGCAGTGCAGTAAAGTCAGTAAACGTGTGGCACTGGGTCTCCCGCCGCTGCCGGAGGACAGCATCCGCGTGGTGAGGAGCATGAGAGCTGCGTCCCCGCCAGCGTCCGCCTCCGACCTCATCGAGCAACAGCAGAGACGTGCCCGGAGAGAACACAAA GGTCTTATAAAGCAGGACAATCTGGATGCGTTTAACGAGAAGGACCCGTATAAGGCTGATGACGCCCGCGAGGACGAAGAGGAGAATGACGATAACGACAACTCTCTGGAGGCGGAGCCTTTCCCGCTGGAGCGTGATGAGGTCATGCCACCCCCCATCCCGCATCCCCCCTCTGAGAGGGTCTGTTTCCCCAAGGGTCTGCCGTGGGCTCCGAAAGTCAG ggAAAAGGATATTGAAAACTTCCTGGAGTCCAGCAGGAGTAAATTCATCGGTTACACGCTGGGaaa TGACACGGATACAGTGGTTGGTTTGCCCAGACCCATACATGAAAGCATCAAAACTCTCAAACAG CACAAGTATGTGTCCATCGCTGAGGTCCAGAGCACTAAAGAAGAGGAGTACCTGAAGACCCCGCTGTCTGGC gGTGAGGAAGAGCTGGAGTTGTGTGCCACAGAGCTCTTATACCAGGGTATTTTACCCAGTTTACCACAGTATATG attgCTCTGCTGAAGATTCTCTTGGCTGCTGCTCCCACGTCCAAAGCCAAGACTGACTCCATCAACATCCTGGCAGACGTGCTGCCCGAGGAAATGCC CACTACGGTTCTTCAGAGTATGAAGTTGGGTTTAGATGTGAATCGCCATAAAGAAATCATTGTCAAAGCAATATCAgccatactgctgctgctgctgaaacaCTTCAAACTCAACCACGTCTATCAG TTTGAGCACATGGCGCAGCATCTGGTGTTTGCCAACTGTATCCCGCTGATCCTGAAGTTCTTCAACCAGAACATAATGTCCTACATCACAGCTAAAAACAG CATCTCAGTTCTGGATTTCCCTCACTGCATCGTCCATGAGCTTCCAGAGCTCACCGCTGAGAGTATG GAAGCTGGTGATGATAATCAGTTCTGCTGGAGGAACTTGTTCTCCTGTATTAATCTGTTGCGCATCCTTAATAAACTCACCAAATGGAAGCACTCCAGGACCATG ATGTTGGTGGTGTTCAAATCTGCTCCAATCCTGAAGAGGGCGCTGAAGGTCAAGCAGGCCATGATGCAGCTTTATGTGCTGAAACTGCTCAAAGTCCAGACCAAGTATCTGGGACGACAGTGGAGGAAGAGCAACATGAAAACCATGTCAGCGATATACCAGAAAGTACGCCATCGCCTCAACGACGACTGGGCTTACGGAAACG ACCTGGACGCTCGCCCGTGGGATTTCCAGGCGGAAGAATGCGCCCTACGCGCCAGCATCGAACGGTTTAACAGCCGACGCTACGATAAGAGCCAGAGCAATCCTGAATTCCTCCCGGTGGACAACTGCCTGCAAAGCGTGCTGGGACAGCGGATCGACCTTCCAGAAGACTTCCAAATGAACTACGACCTCTGGCTGGAACGGGAGGTCTTTTCCAAACCCATTTCCTGGGAAGAACTCCTGCATTGA